In one window of Solanum pennellii chromosome 2, SPENNV200 DNA:
- the LOC107010944 gene encoding RNA pseudouridine synthase 6, chloroplastic isoform X2, with the protein MAFASGSFTPIVTNSLIASRLWTPNWRNGFFSPFNMVHTFASSRSRLLKNKNHYKRLALSSCSKSFSCQSTALSDINSTSPTVSSNGYVEDLIQFGAVYYALVCPKPPPTASSEQIKVYEEVTDPSVLRKRTSIKGKTVREAQKTFKITRADEIVEAGTYLRVHVHPKRFPRCYDIDWKSRIIAVTDDYVVLDKPAGTSVGGTTDNIEESCATFATRALGFSAPLLTTHQIDNCTEGCVVLARSKEYCSVFHGKIREKKVRKLYLALAAAPVPIRILTHYMRPINMAPRLVSRDFVKGWLLCQLEVLECKKVPWPSSEIQRRYNLEDCGWALKDFAYECQINLLTGRTHQIRAQLAACSAPVVGDSMYMPAAIAEIVCPGSNPFGKNKKLYSNENDKSLAIDEWIAQHGKEPSVAVGLQACQISWDDGQHCYGARLPWWR; encoded by the exons ATGGCTTTTGCCAGTGGCAGTTTCACTCCAATCGTGACCAATAGTTTGATTGCTTCTCGTTTATGGACCCCAAATTGGAGAAATGGGTTTTTCTCCCCTTTTAATATGGTGCACACATTTGCTTCATCTCGTAGCCGCCTGCTCAAGAACAAGAATCACTACAAAAGATTGGCCCTTTCATCCTGCAGTAAAAGCTTCAGCTGTCAGTCCACTGCTTTGTCTGATATCAATTCAACTTCTCCCACTGTTTCTTCAAATGG ATATGTGGAAGACCTTATACAGTTCGGAGCTGTGTATTACGCACTTGTATGTCCTAAGCCACCTCCGACTGCCAGTTCTGAGCAAATTAAAGTGTATGAAGAAGTTACAGATCCATCAGTTCTGAGAAAGAGAACTTCAATCAAAGGGAAAACTGTACGTGAAGCTCAGAAAACTTTCAAAATAACTCGTGCTGATGAAATTGTTGAAGCTGGAACGTATTTGCGGGTGCATGTACACCCTAAGCGCTTTCCAAG GTGCTATGACATTGACTGGAAATCTCGTATTATTGCTGTAACCGACGACTATGTGGTTCTGGACAAACCTGCTGGTACATCT GTAGGAGGAACTACAGATAACATTGAAGAAAGCTGTGCTACATTTGCTACTCGAGCATTAGGATTTTCAGCTCCTCTGCTTACTACCCATCAGATTGACAATTGCACTGAAGGATG TGTTGTGCTGGCTCGGAGCAAGGAGTACTGTTCAGTATTTCATGGAAAAATCAGG GAGAAGAAGGTCAGAAAGCTTTATCTTGCTCTTGCTGCTGCTCCAGTTCCTATCAGAATACTTACACACTACATGCGTCCTATTAATATGGCCCCAAGACTTGTTTCTAGAG ATTTTGTGAAAGGATGGTTGTTATGCCAACTTGAGGTCTTAGAATGCAAAAAGGTACCCTGGCCTAGTAGTGAAATCCAGAGGAGATACAACCTTGAGGACTGTGGATGGGCTTTGAAGGACTTTGCATATGAGTGCCAAATCAACCTTCTAACTGGTCGGACTCATCAG ATTCGAGCACAGTTAGCTGCATGTAGTGCACCAGTGGTAGGTGACTCGATGTATATGCCAGCTGCAATTGCTGAAATAGTCTGTCCTGGGAGTAATCCATTTGGGAAGAACAAAAAGCTATATTCAAACGAAAATGATAAATCACTTGCAATAGACGAGTGGATAGCACAACA
- the LOC107010944 gene encoding RNA pseudouridine synthase 6, chloroplastic isoform X1 — MAFASGSFTPIVTNSLIASRLWTPNWRNGFFSPFNMVHTFASSRSRLLKNKNHYKRLALSSCSKSFSCQSTALSDINSTSPTVSSNGHLRYGRLMPCPLQNSPPRVEHLVVTKEGPVLEYICKALDLPPLYVEDLIQFGAVYYALVCPKPPPTASSEQIKVYEEVTDPSVLRKRTSIKGKTVREAQKTFKITRADEIVEAGTYLRVHVHPKRFPRCYDIDWKSRIIAVTDDYVVLDKPAGTSVGGTTDNIEESCATFATRALGFSAPLLTTHQIDNCTEGCVVLARSKEYCSVFHGKIREKKVRKLYLALAAAPVPIRILTHYMRPINMAPRLVSRDFVKGWLLCQLEVLECKKVPWPSSEIQRRYNLEDCGWALKDFAYECQINLLTGRTHQIRAQLAACSAPVVGDSMYMPAAIAEIVCPGSNPFGKNKKLYSNENDKSLAIDEWIAQHGKEPSVAVGLQACQISWDDGQHCYGARLPWWR; from the exons ATGGCTTTTGCCAGTGGCAGTTTCACTCCAATCGTGACCAATAGTTTGATTGCTTCTCGTTTATGGACCCCAAATTGGAGAAATGGGTTTTTCTCCCCTTTTAATATGGTGCACACATTTGCTTCATCTCGTAGCCGCCTGCTCAAGAACAAGAATCACTACAAAAGATTGGCCCTTTCATCCTGCAGTAAAAGCTTCAGCTGTCAGTCCACTGCTTTGTCTGATATCAATTCAACTTCTCCCACTGTTTCTTCAAATGG CCACCTTAGATATGGACGCTTGATGCCATGCCCTTTGCAGAACAGCCCACCTAGGGTTGAGCATCTTGTCGTCACAAAAGAAGGACCTGTTCTAGAATATATTTGTAAAGCTTTGGACCTCCCTCCATT ATATGTGGAAGACCTTATACAGTTCGGAGCTGTGTATTACGCACTTGTATGTCCTAAGCCACCTCCGACTGCCAGTTCTGAGCAAATTAAAGTGTATGAAGAAGTTACAGATCCATCAGTTCTGAGAAAGAGAACTTCAATCAAAGGGAAAACTGTACGTGAAGCTCAGAAAACTTTCAAAATAACTCGTGCTGATGAAATTGTTGAAGCTGGAACGTATTTGCGGGTGCATGTACACCCTAAGCGCTTTCCAAG GTGCTATGACATTGACTGGAAATCTCGTATTATTGCTGTAACCGACGACTATGTGGTTCTGGACAAACCTGCTGGTACATCT GTAGGAGGAACTACAGATAACATTGAAGAAAGCTGTGCTACATTTGCTACTCGAGCATTAGGATTTTCAGCTCCTCTGCTTACTACCCATCAGATTGACAATTGCACTGAAGGATG TGTTGTGCTGGCTCGGAGCAAGGAGTACTGTTCAGTATTTCATGGAAAAATCAGG GAGAAGAAGGTCAGAAAGCTTTATCTTGCTCTTGCTGCTGCTCCAGTTCCTATCAGAATACTTACACACTACATGCGTCCTATTAATATGGCCCCAAGACTTGTTTCTAGAG ATTTTGTGAAAGGATGGTTGTTATGCCAACTTGAGGTCTTAGAATGCAAAAAGGTACCCTGGCCTAGTAGTGAAATCCAGAGGAGATACAACCTTGAGGACTGTGGATGGGCTTTGAAGGACTTTGCATATGAGTGCCAAATCAACCTTCTAACTGGTCGGACTCATCAG ATTCGAGCACAGTTAGCTGCATGTAGTGCACCAGTGGTAGGTGACTCGATGTATATGCCAGCTGCAATTGCTGAAATAGTCTGTCCTGGGAGTAATCCATTTGGGAAGAACAAAAAGCTATATTCAAACGAAAATGATAAATCACTTGCAATAGACGAGTGGATAGCACAACA
- the LOC107011596 gene encoding cytochrome P450 77A1: protein MEVMDILLLSLAILFLFIWWKYWSITGGGKKNLPPGPPGWPLVGNLFQVILQRRPFIYVVRDLRKKYGPIFTMQMGQRTLVIITSSELIHEALVQNGPLFASRPPDSPIRLIFSVGKCAINSAEYGPLWRALRRNFVTELINPTRIKQCSWIRKWAMEYHMKRLEYEVSENGFVEVMANCRLTICSILICLCFGAKISEERIKKIESILKDVMLITAPQLPDFLPLLTPLFRSQVKQAKKLRQTQLEYLTPLVRDRKAFVDSNGDPNSSESEMVSPIGAAYVDSLFSLEPPGRKLGEAEIITLVSETIGAGTDTSATALEWALLHLVMNQEIQEKLYEEIVDCVGKNGSISESDVEKLPYLGAIVKETFRRHPPSHFVLSHSVTNDTQLGGYNIPSDAYVEFYTAWLTEDPSIWKDPTEFRPERFLTGDGVDVDLTGMRGVKMLPFGAGRRICPAWSLGTLHINLMLAKMVHKFKWIPIPDNPPDPTETFAFTVVMKNPLKAIILPRI from the exons ATGGAGGTAATGGATATTCTATTACTAAGCTTagcaattctttttttatttatatggtggAAATATTGGTCAATCAccggtggtggaaagaaaaatttgCCACCAGGTCCTCCTGGTTGGCCATTGGTTGGAAATCTTTTCCAAGTTATTCTCCAACGCCGTCCATTTATTTACGTAGTACGTGATTTACGTAAAAAATATGGACCTATTTTCACCATGCAAATGGGACAACGTACCCTTGTTATAATTACTAGTTCGGAACTAATCCACGAGGCATTAGTTCAAAACGGCCCGCTTTTCGCGAGCCGTCCACCGGATTCACCGATCCGTTTGATATTTTCCGTGGGAAAGTGCGCCATCAACTCGGCCGAGTATGGCCCGTTGTGGCGCGCACTCCGACGGAATTTTGTTACGGAGTTGATTAATCCAACGAGGATTAAGCAGTGTAGTTGGATAAGGAAATGGGCTATGGAATATCATATGAAAAGGCTTGAGTATGAGGTTTCTGAGAATGGGTTTGTGGAAGTGATGGCTAATTGTAGGCTTACAATATGTAGCATTCTAATTTGTCTTTGTTTTGGAGCTAAAATTTCTGAAGAGAGAATTAAGAAGATTGAGAGTATACTTAAAGATGTTATGCTTATTACAGCTCCTCAACTTCCTGATTTTTTGCCACTACTCACACCCTTGTTTCGCAGCCAAGTGAAACAGGCAAAAAAATTGAGGCAGACTCAACTTGAGTACCTAACTCCTTTG GTACGAGACAGAAAGGCATTTGTGGACAGCAATGGAGATCCTAATAGCAGTGAATCAGAAATGGTAAGTCCGATTGGTGCAGCCTATGTTGATTCATTATTTAGTCTTGAGCCACCTGGCAGGAAACTAGGAGAAGCAGAGATCATCACACTTGTTTCAGAAACAATAGGTGCAGGAACTGATACAAGTGCCACAGCACTTGAATGGGCATTGCTTCACTTAGTAATGAACCAAGAAATCCAAGAAAAACTCTACGAAGAAATAGTTGATTGTGTTGGTAAAAATGGTTCCATTTCAGAAAGTGATGTTGAAAAATTGCCTTATCTTGGAGCCATTGTGAAGGAGACTTTTAGAAGGCATCCACCTAGCCATTTTGTTTTATCACATTCTGTAACAAATGATACACAATTAGGTGGCTACAATATCCCTTCTGATGCCTATGTTGAATTTTACACCGCATGGTTAACGGAGGATCCGAGCATATGGAAAGACCCGACCGAGTTTCGACCCGAAAGGTTTTTGACTGGGGACGGAGTTGACGTGGACTTAACCGGAATGAGAGGTGTGAAGATGCTACCATTCGGGGCGGGTCGTCGGATCTGCCCCGCTTGGTCATTGGGTACGTTGCACATCAATTTGATGCTTGCTAAGATGGTTCATAAATTCAAGTGGATACCCATACCCGACAACCCACCCGACCCGACAGAGACCTTTGCTTTTACCGTAGTGATGAAAAATCCCCTCAAAGCAATTATTTTGCCAAGGatctaa